One segment of Mycobacterium spongiae DNA contains the following:
- a CDS encoding TetR/AcrR family transcriptional regulator — translation MASDDWLVGGDRRAVAAERIYDAATDLIARDGMNALDIDKLATRVHCSRATIYRYVGGKAQIRNVVVARAAARIVDAVGSAVAQLRGRERVVTAILVALQRIRSDPLGQILITSIHGGAHEVAWLAESGLLADFASDASGIGGGDRQAALWIVRVVMSLMFWPADNDKAERQLVERFVGPAFAE, via the coding sequence GTGGCTAGTGACGATTGGCTTGTCGGAGGCGATCGCCGCGCAGTTGCGGCCGAACGTATCTATGACGCCGCAACTGACCTCATCGCCCGCGACGGAATGAACGCGCTCGACATCGACAAGTTGGCGACCCGCGTCCACTGCTCACGAGCGACCATCTACCGCTACGTCGGTGGCAAAGCTCAGATCCGCAACGTCGTGGTGGCCCGAGCCGCGGCTCGGATTGTCGATGCCGTGGGTTCGGCGGTCGCCCAGTTGCGCGGGCGGGAACGCGTCGTCACCGCAATCTTGGTGGCCCTGCAGCGAATCCGGTCCGATCCGCTGGGCCAGATCTTGATCACCTCCATCCACGGCGGCGCCCACGAAGTGGCCTGGCTAGCAGAGTCGGGGCTGCTTGCCGACTTTGCGAGCGATGCCAGCGGAATAGGCGGCGGTGATCGCCAAGCTGCACTATGGATCGTTCGCGTGGTGATGTCGCTCATGTTTTGGCCGGCCGACAATGACAAGGCCGAGCGGCAGCTGGTGGAACGATTCGTCGGCCCCGCCTTTGCCGAGTAG
- a CDS encoding wax ester/triacylglycerol synthase domain-containing protein, which yields MTAFMRNSDAFTWAMESDPRLRSTVVSIVLLERAPDWDEVRARFDLMSRTMPMFRQRVVASPPPAPPRWEPDVDFDLDYHMRRAAAPGSGTLDDLLEMARLAAMQDFDRARALWETTLIDGLDDGGAAVILKFHHALTDGIGGVQIAMKLFDVSPRVDAREPGPPEPRSPRPSWFSGYRDAWRYDRGVLGSAVTGAVTGVPRLLYDGVRRPIATLRSAAATAESVYRTVRPINRAGSPLIKERGLIRRLGVHEIPMPQLREAAHRHGGALNDAFVAGVAGGLRHYHEKHDVTVGDLHLSMPISLRTETDAMGGNRITLMRFDVPVGEADPAQRIRAIHERVSTVRQERSLPYTQLIAGVLNLVPRWYIGSVLRHVDFLASDVPGIPVPVFLGGAAVRGQYAFGPTIGSAVNVTLLTYVDTCFLGIDVDSAAIPDYEVFHASLVDGFDEVLAATM from the coding sequence GCTGCTGGAGCGAGCACCGGACTGGGATGAGGTGCGCGCACGATTCGACCTGATGAGCCGTACGATGCCCATGTTTCGGCAGCGGGTGGTGGCATCGCCGCCGCCGGCCCCGCCGCGCTGGGAGCCCGATGTCGACTTCGACTTGGACTACCACATGCGCCGAGCCGCCGCTCCAGGATCGGGCACGCTTGACGATCTGCTCGAGATGGCCCGGTTGGCCGCGATGCAAGATTTCGATCGGGCGCGGGCGCTCTGGGAGACGACGCTGATCGATGGCCTCGACGATGGCGGCGCCGCCGTGATACTCAAGTTTCACCATGCCCTCACCGACGGCATCGGGGGCGTGCAGATCGCGATGAAACTCTTCGACGTGTCCCCCCGGGTGGATGCACGCGAACCAGGGCCGCCGGAGCCCCGGTCGCCGAGACCATCGTGGTTCAGCGGGTACCGGGATGCCTGGCGGTATGACCGCGGCGTGTTGGGCAGCGCGGTGACGGGAGCGGTCACGGGGGTGCCACGGCTGCTGTATGACGGCGTTCGACGGCCCATCGCGACGCTCCGATCGGCGGCGGCCACCGCCGAATCGGTCTACCGGACTGTCCGTCCGATCAATCGTGCCGGGTCGCCGCTGATTAAGGAGCGTGGCCTGATCCGCCGCCTCGGAGTACACGAGATACCGATGCCGCAGCTGCGCGAGGCGGCGCACCGCCACGGGGGAGCGCTCAACGACGCGTTCGTTGCCGGGGTGGCTGGTGGGCTGCGCCACTACCACGAGAAACATGACGTCACCGTTGGCGACCTGCACTTATCGATGCCGATCAGCCTGCGGACCGAAACCGACGCAATGGGTGGGAATCGGATCACGCTGATGCGGTTCGATGTGCCCGTGGGCGAAGCCGATCCGGCACAACGGATCAGGGCGATCCATGAACGGGTCAGCACCGTCCGCCAGGAGAGGTCGCTGCCCTACACGCAGTTGATTGCCGGCGTTCTCAACCTGGTGCCGCGGTGGTACATCGGTTCGGTGCTGCGCCACGTCGATTTTCTGGCCAGCGACGTGCCGGGGATTCCGGTGCCGGTGTTCCTCGGTGGCGCTGCGGTACGCGGGCAGTACGCTTTTGGCCCAACAATTGGTTCCGCCGTCAACGTCACGCTGCTGACCTACGTCGATACCTGTTTTCTCGGAATCGATGTCGACAGCGCGGCGATACCCGACTACGAGGTGTTCCACGCCTCGCTGGTCGACGGCTTTGACGAGGTGTTGGCCGCCACGATGTGA
- a CDS encoding ANTAR domain-containing protein: MTANWGVSPISRGTNSGRILDTARGILIGLRRCPSELALDELHSAAQRHGVSLFEISWALVHLAVDNGTTCQSFLEAQVAARREWGELLVDSAMAVC, from the coding sequence GTGACGGCGAATTGGGGGGTCAGTCCGATCTCACGCGGCACGAATTCTGGGCGCATCCTCGACACGGCGCGCGGCATTCTCATTGGTCTTCGACGGTGTCCATCTGAACTCGCGCTTGACGAGCTGCACAGCGCGGCACAACGCCATGGTGTGTCACTCTTCGAAATTTCTTGGGCACTCGTGCATTTAGCGGTCGATAACGGCACGACGTGTCAGAGTTTTCTTGAGGCTCAGGTGGCGGCCCGCCGGGAGTGGGGTGAGCTGCTCGTCGACTCGGCAATGGCGGTGTGTTGA
- a CDS encoding aldehyde dehydrogenase family protein — protein MAPIEALGTDGAYRTRNRDTIADTSGISLAELSIVPPLYVSRTLSAQRKSGPLAAAHRQQALAHAAQVFATADIAGLDFGTYVGLASRMSGLPIAAMRAGARGVADAVGSAFDAVRPARPVGAAFDWRDVHTGTGGAVWARRGQVFAVLAAGNGPGVHGLWPQALALGYRVAVRPSRREPLTAHRLVHALRHGGFRPADAVYLPTDHRGADEIIRAADLAMVYGGQDVARKYGHSPTVFVNGPGCAKVLITADRDWRDHLDIVVDSIANLGGMACVNATAVFFEGDPVPLAHAIADRLSAIEPLPAEDERAILPTRRIDEALAIANYLKATAMTTTPVLEADQVVADLGDGSAALRPAVHLLATPEADTLNVELAFPCVWVAPWSRDDGLKPLRHSLVVNAITHDDDLIDDLLAEPTVANVFRGNYPTHYTTPDIPHDGFLADFLMRGKGFISD, from the coding sequence TTGGCCCCCATCGAAGCGCTGGGCACTGACGGCGCCTACCGGACCCGCAACCGTGACACTATCGCCGACACATCCGGGATATCGCTTGCCGAGCTGAGCATCGTGCCACCGCTGTATGTTTCGCGCACCCTGAGCGCACAACGCAAGTCGGGTCCGCTGGCGGCGGCACACCGTCAGCAGGCGCTGGCACACGCCGCCCAGGTTTTCGCGACCGCGGACATCGCCGGGTTGGACTTCGGCACCTACGTAGGCCTAGCCAGCCGGATGTCGGGGTTGCCGATCGCGGCGATGCGGGCCGGGGCCCGCGGTGTGGCCGACGCCGTTGGTTCGGCGTTCGACGCGGTGCGGCCGGCCCGGCCGGTGGGCGCGGCATTCGACTGGCGCGACGTGCACACCGGCACGGGCGGCGCGGTGTGGGCCCGGCGTGGGCAGGTCTTCGCGGTGCTCGCCGCGGGCAACGGTCCGGGCGTTCATGGCCTCTGGCCGCAGGCGTTGGCGCTGGGATACCGCGTCGCTGTGCGCCCGTCTCGCCGCGAACCATTGACCGCACACCGACTGGTGCATGCCCTGCGCCACGGGGGGTTTCGCCCTGCAGACGCGGTATACCTGCCCACTGACCATCGCGGAGCCGACGAGATCATCCGGGCGGCCGATCTGGCCATGGTCTATGGCGGCCAGGACGTGGCTAGGAAATACGGCCACAGCCCAACGGTATTCGTCAACGGACCCGGATGCGCGAAGGTACTGATCACGGCCGACCGGGATTGGCGCGACCATCTCGACATCGTCGTCGATTCGATCGCCAACCTTGGCGGGATGGCGTGCGTCAACGCCACGGCGGTGTTTTTCGAGGGCGATCCCGTGCCGCTGGCTCATGCGATAGCCGACCGGTTGTCCGCGATCGAGCCGCTGCCCGCCGAAGACGAGCGGGCGATCCTGCCCACTCGAAGGATTGACGAGGCGTTAGCGATCGCGAATTATCTGAAGGCCACGGCAATGACGACCACACCGGTCCTCGAGGCCGATCAGGTTGTGGCCGACCTTGGCGACGGCTCCGCCGCTCTGCGCCCAGCCGTACACCTGTTGGCCACGCCCGAGGCCGACACCCTCAACGTCGAACTGGCGTTTCCGTGCGTCTGGGTGGCTCCATGGTCACGCGACGATGGTCTGAAACCGCTGCGTCATTCCCTCGTCGTGAACGCGATTACCCACGACGATGACCTGATCGATGACCTGCTGGCCGAGCCGACCGTCGCAAACGTGTTCCGCGGCAACTACCCAACCCACTACACGACACCTGATATCCCGCACGATGGGTTTCTGGCCGACTTCCTCATGCGCGGCAAGGGCTTCATCTCCGACTGA
- a CDS encoding AMP-binding protein has translation MTDIDFSVLDVPRSAPVADPEAYLRTAIAWHFGADTGSAFWLRAAKTLTFNPLTDVTSFDDLRLFPNLLNELRSVPVEDLIPRGYGSPAPLPQIFESGGTTGLPKRTVQMPDWIEQVLRWQTEDFAAGGFLPGRGFLCLMPSGPHGVGYFSRLVSLRLGSMFFPIDLDPRWVKKIAARNADTSAYVDHVIEQARFILQTQNVANLQTTPPLFEAMARNERVCDLVNEKIRYVLLSGAHLDADTRDLLHVIFPNTPITMVFGSTMILSQAATRSVDETYVFDPRTPYVVFRVVDPDSGEAVDIGERGQVVMNHISKAMFLPNNLERDSAIRMRGLQGQVGDSISQVQPVATFEGTTVIEGVY, from the coding sequence ATGACCGATATCGATTTCTCGGTACTCGACGTGCCACGATCGGCGCCGGTTGCAGACCCGGAGGCCTACTTGCGTACCGCGATCGCCTGGCACTTCGGCGCAGACACAGGTTCCGCATTCTGGTTGCGCGCAGCCAAGACACTGACCTTCAACCCGTTAACGGACGTGACCAGCTTCGATGATCTGCGATTGTTTCCCAATCTCCTCAACGAACTGCGAAGCGTACCCGTCGAGGACCTGATTCCCCGGGGCTACGGATCGCCGGCGCCGCTGCCCCAGATATTTGAGTCCGGCGGCACCACCGGGCTTCCCAAACGAACCGTGCAGATGCCGGATTGGATTGAACAAGTCCTCCGGTGGCAAACCGAGGACTTTGCCGCGGGCGGCTTCCTGCCTGGTCGCGGCTTCCTGTGCCTGATGCCGAGCGGCCCGCATGGGGTAGGTTACTTCTCTCGGTTGGTTTCCCTGCGGCTAGGCTCCATGTTCTTTCCGATCGACCTAGATCCCCGCTGGGTCAAGAAGATTGCCGCCCGCAACGCCGACACGTCGGCCTACGTCGACCACGTTATCGAGCAAGCCAGATTCATTCTTCAAACCCAGAACGTCGCGAATCTACAGACCACACCCCCGCTGTTTGAGGCGATGGCCCGCAACGAGCGCGTCTGCGACCTCGTCAACGAGAAGATCCGCTACGTGCTGCTCAGCGGGGCACACCTGGACGCCGACACACGTGATCTGCTGCACGTAATCTTTCCGAACACACCAATCACCATGGTTTTCGGCAGCACGATGATCCTGTCCCAAGCGGCCACCCGCAGTGTCGATGAAACGTACGTTTTTGATCCGCGCACACCATACGTGGTTTTTCGGGTGGTCGATCCGGACAGCGGCGAAGCCGTGGATATCGGCGAACGTGGCCAGGTGGTGATGAACCACATCAGTAAGGCAATGTTCCTACCCAACAACCTAGAACGTGACAGCGCGATCCGGATGCGTGGGCTCCAAGGACAAGTGGGCGATTCGATCAGCCAGGTGCAACCTGTGGCCACCTTCGAGGGCACGACCGTGATCGAAGGCGTCTACTGA
- a CDS encoding PE family protein codes for MSFVSVAPELLDAAASDLARIGSAISAANAAAADSTTTVLAAAEDEVSAAIAALFGTHAREYQAISVQVAEFHDRLAQTLTAGAGSYLWTELANVEQNVLNAVNAPTLALLGRPLIGDGASGAAGTGQAGRAGGILWGNGGDGGSGGVGQAGGAGGAAGLIGNGGAGGAGGTAGLGQAAGAGGAGGRAGILYGRGGVGGAGGAAAGGLGGVGGVGGRGGLIGDGGAGGVGGTGAQGGGVGGAGGNAWVVGSGGVGGVGGAGAGSGNGAAGGDGGLGGQWFGNGGAGGAGGEGPAGGTGGNGGDGGAAGLWGAGGQGGAGAHGAGGVAGAGGVSGGAGEAGGVGGDAGDGGAGGRGGWLIGAGGAGGAGGVGGAGGGGGAGANGVALGSVGGQGGNGATGGAGGVGGAGGRGGLISFLGGQGAGGDGGAGGVGGVAGDGGAGALGTFDGGGSGVGGAGGRGGDPGMGGAGGTGGTGATTGATGAAGAGPTSGGHGGAGGRGADAPGGGVSGAAGGRGGDGGLVGNGGTGGDGGNGYAGTDAGLLGTSGQAGGGGGGGGAGGMGGANAGHGGAGGAGGAGGDGGGGAAGSRGVDGDPGADLNGGDGGNGGAGGNGGSGGNGGAGGHAQATGYADGSHGAGGAGGNGGAGGIAGDGGRGADAAAGSGAAGGKGGHGGDNGQGGTGGTGGSGSSTGAQGANGASPTSGGNGGDGGNGGSGGTGQIGGTGGAGGNGGLVGDGGRGGAGGAGGQGQTGSFPSFPGNPGGTGGVGAAGGAGGAGGMGGAAAGTGGDGGAGGVGGTGGAGAIGGTGSTAVAGGHGGSGGNGGVGGTGGQGGAGGLAQAIGYSDGAGGDGGAGGTGGIAGDGGRGADAAAGSGAAGGKGGHGGDNGQGGTGGTGGSGSSTGAQGANGASPTSGGNGGDGGNGGSGGTGQIGGTGGAGGNGGLVGDGGRGGAGGAGGQGQTGSFPSFPGNPGGTGGVGAAGGAGGAGGMGGAAAGTGGDGGAGGVGGTGGAGAIGGTGSTAVAGGHGGSGGNGGVGGTGGQGGAGGLAQAIGYSDGAGGDGGAGGTGGIAGDGGRGADAAAGSGAAGGNGGNGGNPGNGGAGGAGGTGATTGSQGATGSMGGGGDGGDGGTGGSGDTGQVGGTGGDGGNGGLVGNGGDGGSGGAGGHGSAGDPGTPPGDFGLGGPGGDGATGAAGGTGGNGGMGGLNAGNGGAGGAGGTGGTGGNGGDGADGADAQTAGNSTLLGGSGGSGGHGGTGGSGGDGGSGGLAQAAGYDTGDGGDGGIGGAGGVAGNGGNGGDTAAGTGAAGGRGGNGGNNGAGGAGGNGGGGSTHGLDGATGATPTTGGNGGNGGTGGSGVTTGDGSPGGAGGAGGQGGLYGNGGSGGNGGNGAQHLSGGTGGTGGSGGAGGNAGLYGDGGAGGKGGNGGIGAAGAAGSSSGVVGEDGNPGGAGGVGGAGGMGGTEAGNGGAGGDGGTGGQGGAGGNGANGSPGSNPGDNGVAGGWSGIGGDGGNGGDGGLGGAAANGDAGTQGAGGDGGAGGQNGDGGNGGDGADGADGTVFDVATPGGSGGRGGNSSPFIAAGGAGGAGSDPGEAGAPGTRGAGGDGGSGGNGGSAGSGLLDTIQGADGGDGGSGGSGATGGVGGDGGDGGSSKANGSRGDGGNGGNGGSGSSGDGGSGGSGGNGGNGAGGPDTGVGGRGGDGGDGVIGGTGGDGGDGGNGRDIALGQSPTNGGDGGDGGFGGDSSDGTGGNGGSGGDGGDGGDGVPPAPPFAGESGGFGGDGGDGGQGGRGSGIISIIGAGQPGDPGNAPTGVGLSDGGTGGDGGDGGSGGN; via the coding sequence ATGTCGTTTGTGAGTGTGGCGCCCGAGCTCCTGGACGCGGCGGCGTCGGATTTGGCCCGGATCGGGTCCGCGATCAGCGCGGCCAACGCCGCCGCGGCGGATTCGACCACAACGGTGCTGGCCGCTGCCGAGGATGAGGTTTCGGCAGCGATCGCGGCGTTGTTCGGGACCCATGCCCGCGAATATCAGGCGATCAGTGTTCAGGTGGCGGAGTTTCACGACCGGCTTGCGCAAACGTTAACTGCCGGTGCGGGCTCCTATTTGTGGACCGAGCTGGCAAACGTTGAGCAGAATGTCCTCAACGCGGTCAATGCACCGACCCTAGCGTTGTTGGGCCGGCCATTAATCGGTGACGGCGCCAGTGGGGCGGCGGGTACCGGGCAGGCCGGCAGGGCCGGCGGGATCCTGTGGGGCAACGGTGGCGACGGCGGATCTGGTGGGGTGGGACAGGCTGGCGGGGCCGGAGGGGCCGCGGGGCTGATCGGCAACGGAGGTGCCGGAGGTGCCGGCGGGACAGCGGGGCTGGGTCAGGCCGCGGGTGCCGGTGGGGCTGGTGGCCGCGCGGGGATTTTGTACGGTCGCGGCGGTGTCGGTGGGGCCGGTGGCGCCGCGGCCGGCGGTCTTGGGGGTGTGGGTGGGGTTGGCGGTCGCGGCGGGTTGATCGGCGACGGCGGTGCCGGCGGTGTCGGCGGGACCGGTGCGCAGGGCGGCGGGGTCGGTGGTGCCGGCGGCAACGCCTGGGTGGTGGGTTCTGGCGGTGTCGGCGGTGTCGGGGGTGCCGGTGCGGGTTCGGGCAACGGCGCGGCCGGCGGGGATGGCGGACTTGGCGGGCAGTGGTTCGGCAACGGTGGTGCTGGTGGTGCTGGCGGCGAGGGTCCGGCGGGCGGTACTGGCGGCAACGGCGGAGACGGCGGTGCGGCTGGGTTGTGGGGCGCCGGCGGGCAGGGCGGTGCCGGCGCGCACGGCGCTGGTGGTGTCGCCGGTGCTGGCGGGGTGTCGGGCGGTGCCGGTGAGGCCGGGGGTGTCGGCGGCGACGCAGGCGATGGCGGTGCAGGCGGCCGCGGTGGGTGGTTGATCGGTGCCGGCGGTGCCGGCGGTGCTGGCGGCGTCGGAGGGGCCGGCGGTGGCGGTGGTGCCGGTGCCAACGGAGTTGCTTTGGGCAGTGTCGGCGGCCAGGGCGGAAACGGTGCCACCGGTGGGGCCGGCGGAGTCGGTGGCGCTGGCGGTCGGGGCGGGCTGATCAGTTTCTTGGGCGGCCAGGGTGCCGGCGGAGACGGTGGCGCGGGTGGGGTCGGCGGGGTTGCCGGTGACGGCGGAGCTGGTGCGCTGGGCACCTTTGATGGTGGTGGCAGTGGTGTCGGCGGGGCCGGTGGGCGCGGCGGTGACCCGGGTATGGGTGGAGCCGGTGGGACCGGCGGCACCGGTGCTACCACGGGTGCGACCGGTGCCGCCGGAGCCGGCCCGACTAGTGGTGGTCACGGCGGTGCGGGGGGCCGCGGCGCTGATGCACCCGGGGGCGGCGTATCGGGTGCGGCCGGCGGGCGCGGCGGTGACGGCGGGTTGGTCGGCAACGGCGGGACCGGCGGTGACGGCGGCAACGGCTACGCCGGCACCGACGCGGGCCTGCTGGGTACGTCCGGCCAGGCTGGCGGGGGTGGCGGTGGCGGTGGGGCGGGCGGCATGGGTGGGGCCAACGCCGGCCACGGCGGCGCCGGGGGTGCAGGTGGTGCGGGCGGCGACGGAGGCGGTGGCGCTGCCGGCAGTCGGGGCGTTGACGGCGATCCGGGCGCCGACCTCAACGGGGGTGACGGTGGAAACGGTGGGGCCGGCGGTAACGGCGGGTCCGGTGGTAACGGCGGGGCCGGCGGCCATGCGCAGGCGACCGGATACGCCGATGGCAGCCACGGTGCGGGTGGGGCCGGCGGCAATGGAGGGGCCGGTGGGATCGCTGGTGACGGCGGCCGGGGCGCCGATGCCGCCGCGGGCTCTGGGGCGGCCGGCGGCAAGGGCGGCCATGGCGGTGACAACGGCCAGGGCGGGACCGGCGGGACCGGGGGCAGCGGTTCCAGCACAGGTGCACAGGGTGCGAACGGGGCCAGCCCCACCAGCGGCGGTAACGGCGGCGATGGCGGCAACGGTGGTAGCGGCGGAACCGGTCAGATCGGCGGGACCGGCGGGGCCGGCGGCAACGGCGGGCTGGTCGGCGACGGCGGCCGCGGTGGAGCCGGTGGCGCTGGCGGGCAGGGCCAAACCGGTAGCTTCCCCAGCTTCCCGGGCAATCCTGGTGGCACCGGCGGTGTCGGCGCGGCCGGCGGGGCCGGCGGGGCCGGCGGCATGGGTGGGGCGGCAGCGGGCACTGGCGGTGACGGTGGCGCTGGTGGTGTCGGCGGGACCGGTGGTGCGGGCGCTATCGGCGGGACCGGCAGCACCGCCGTGGCCGGTGGGCACGGTGGTAGCGGCGGTAATGGCGGGGTCGGGGGGACCGGTGGCCAGGGTGGGGCCGGTGGCCTTGCGCAGGCGATCGGGTACAGCGACGGGGCGGGCGGTGACGGCGGTGCTGGCGGGACCGGTGGGATCGCTGGTGACGGCGGCCGGGGCGCCGATGCCGCCGCGGGCTCTGGGGCGGCCGGCGGCAAGGGCGGCCATGGCGGTGACAACGGCCAGGGCGGGACCGGCGGGACCGGGGGCAGCGGTTCCAGCACAGGTGCACAGGGTGCGAACGGGGCCAGCCCCACCAGCGGCGGTAACGGCGGCGATGGCGGCAACGGTGGTAGCGGCGGAACCGGTCAGATCGGCGGGACCGGCGGGGCCGGCGGCAACGGCGGGCTGGTCGGCGACGGCGGCCGCGGTGGAGCCGGTGGCGCTGGCGGGCAGGGCCAAACCGGTAGCTTCCCCAGCTTCCCGGGCAATCCTGGTGGCACCGGCGGTGTCGGCGCGGCCGGCGGGGCCGGCGGGGCCGGCGGCATGGGTGGGGCGGCAGCGGGCACTGGCGGTGACGGTGGCGCTGGTGGTGTCGGCGGGACCGGTGGTGCGGGCGCTATCGGCGGGACCGGCAGCACCGCCGTGGCCGGTGGGCACGGTGGTAGCGGCGGTAATGGCGGGGTCGGGGGGACCGGTGGCCAGGGTGGGGCCGGTGGCCTTGCGCAGGCGATCGGGTACAGCGACGGCGCGGGCGGTGACGGCGGTGCTGGCGGGACCGGTGGGATCGCTGGTGACGGTGGCCGGGGCGCCGATGCCGCCGCGGGCTCTGGGGCGGCCGGCGGCAACGGCGGCAACGGCGGTAACCCCGGCAACGGGGGAGCCGGGGGAGCGGGAGGCACCGGTGCCACGACGGGTTCCCAGGGCGCTACCGGCAGCATGGGGGGCGGCGGCGATGGCGGCGATGGCGGCACCGGCGGCAGCGGCGATACCGGCCAGGTCGGCGGGACCGGCGGAGACGGTGGCAACGGCGGACTGGTCGGCAACGGCGGCGACGGCGGTTCCGGCGGCGCCGGCGGTCACGGCTCAGCTGGCGACCCCGGCACCCCTCCGGGCGATTTTGGACTCGGCGGCCCCGGTGGTGACGGCGCGACCGGCGCGGCCGGCGGTACCGGCGGCAATGGTGGTATGGGCGGACTGAACGCTGGCAACGGCGGTGCCGGTGGGGCCGGTGGCACCGGCGGCACCGGCGGCAACGGTGGTGACGGCGCCGATGGCGCCGACGCGCAAACCGCAGGGAACAGCACCCTGCTAGGCGGAAGCGGCGGCAGCGGCGGCCACGGCGGAACCGGCGGGTCCGGTGGCGATGGTGGGAGCGGCGGCCTCGCACAGGCGGCCGGGTACGACACCGGCGATGGCGGCGACGGCGGCATCGGCGGCGCCGGCGGGGTTGCTGGTAACGGCGGCAACGGAGGAGACACCGCCGCGGGCACCGGCGCGGCCGGTGGCAGGGGAGGCAACGGCGGTAACAACGGGGCCGGAGGGGCAGGCGGGAACGGCGGGGGCGGCTCCACCCACGGTTTGGACGGCGCGACCGGGGCCACGCCCACCACAGGCGGTAACGGCGGAAACGGCGGCACTGGCGGTAGTGGTGTGACCACGGGCGACGGCAGCCCGGGCGGGGCCGGCGGGGCCGGCGGTCAGGGCGGGCTGTACGGCAACGGCGGCAGCGGCGGCAACGGCGGTAACGGCGCCCAACATCTCAGTGGCGGCACCGGCGGCACGGGCGGGTCCGGCGGGGCCGGCGGCAACGCCGGACTGTACGGCGACGGCGGAGCCGGCGGAAAGGGTGGAAACGGCGGGATCGGCGCCGCAGGTGCCGCGGGCTCGAGCTCGGGTGTTGTTGGAGAGGACGGCAACCCCGGCGGGGCTGGTGGTGTCGGCGGGGCCGGCGGCATGGGCGGCACCGAAGCGGGCAACGGCGGCGCCGGCGGGGACGGTGGAACCGGCGGGCAGGGTGGGGCCGGCGGCAACGGCGCCAATGGCTCCCCCGGCTCGAATCCGGGCGACAACGGCGTTGCGGGTGGGTGGAGCGGTATCGGCGGTGACGGTGGAAACGGCGGTGATGGCGGCCTCGGCGGCGCTGCCGCCAATGGTGACGCCGGCACCCAAGGTGCTGGCGGGGACGGCGGGGCCGGCGGACAGAATGGTGACGGCGGTAACGGCGGAGACGGCGCCGACGGCGCGGATGGCACAGTGTTTGACGTCGCGACCCCTGGCGGTAGTGGCGGTCGAGGCGGCAACAGCTCCCCCTTCATAGCCGCCGGTGGGGCGGGTGGCGCCGGCTCCGACCCGGGTGAAGCCGGTGCCCCCGGCACCCGAGGCGCTGGCGGTGACGGTGGCAGCGGTGGCAACGGCGGCAGCGCTGGCAGCGGACTGTTGGACACCATCCAGGGCGCGGATGGCGGTGACGGCGGAAGCGGCGGCTCTGGCGCCACCGGTGGTGTCGGAGGCGACGGCGGTGACGGCGGTTCTTCCAAGGCAAACGGTTCCAGAGGCGACGGTGGCAACGGCGGCAACGGCGGTTCTGGTTCGAGTGGTGACGGTGGTAGTGGCGGTAGCGGCGGTAACGGCGGCAACGGCGCGGGCGGGCCCGACACTGGAGTTGGCGGCCGCGGCGGTGATGGGGGCGACGGCGTCATCGGCGGCACCGGCGGCGACGGCGGCGACGGCGGCAACGGCCGTGACATCGCCCTCGGGCAATCGCCCACCAACGGCGGCGACGGTGGCGACGGCGGTTTTGGCGGCGACAGCAGCGACGGAACCGGTGGCAACGGCGGTAGCGGTGGCGACGGTGGCGACGGTGGCGACGGTGTCCCTCCGGCGCCGCCATTCGCCGGCGAATCGGGTGGCTTCGGTGGTGACGGCGGTGACGGTGGCCAAGGTGGCCGCGGGAGCGGGATCATCAGCATCATTGGCGCCGGGCAGCCCGGCGACCCCGGCAACGCCCCCACCGGTGTTGGTTTGAGCGACGGCGGCACCGGCGGTGACGGCGGTGACGGCGGCTCCGGCGGCAACTAG